In Nymphaea colorata isolate Beijing-Zhang1983 chromosome 10, ASM883128v2, whole genome shotgun sequence, the genomic stretch GTCGAACAGAATTTTCTATGTTTCGTTTGATGCATATAAAATGTAAGCAGGTATCTtcttttacatgtatttttgattttcaaaaaaaaaaaagtcctatgcgtattagaaaaaaataaaacattttcaCTGAGGTCGATGACAAATAATAGTGATGTTTAGTAGATGTAAGTAAAAAATTTACGGATGTCCAAGGCAAGTGTTGGTACAATGTTTTATCCACGCTTACTTAGATGTAGAGAAAAACAAACTATTACTGATGTGCTAGGATGTCGGTAATAATCATTGTTTACCTACGTATTGTGCGCGTCGTTGATGGAGACCTGTACCAACAGGTTGAGCATTGTGTCGGTGATGATTTTTTACGGACACTATTTTCACCTACCATGAAAGGAAACACCAGTAAAACTTTTAACAACGCGTTATCATGTTTCACTAACACGTTCTGACTGTCTGTAATGCAtatgtttttttgtagtgtctGCTAAACAATCCTGCCATACCCTAACTCCCCAAGACACCAattatcaaaaggaaaaaagagatgTTCAGCTGCGGCCATCTCTCTCCGGCACGCTCAAATCCAAGTTCAATCTCATTAGATCCAACTCCAAAAACCCTTTGGTCAGATCTGGTGGGTAAAATTCGTTGCAATTTTATGATATTTTGCCAAAAACTTTCCATggtccaaatgtttttggattCATACAGGTTGATATCCAACacaggaggaaaaggaaaagtcaGGTCAACTTAATTTTGGCGTCGGCCAAAAGAGGTGCGCTGATATGTGCACACGTCCAAGTCTGACTTGAATATCGAACAGATAAGTTAATGTATTTTCTGCCAtgtaatttaatattttttttaagtcttTTTTGGTTCCAAGGTATAATCTAGCTGATTGAGTTGGTAGATCAATGAAAATTGAGCTtccagtttgattcttgtgagtGTTATTGTTTTCAATTGTAAATGATACATGcgtgacactttagttgatagATACACCATTGGCAGCCTAAGTAGTAAAATAACTATAGACCTTATGAGCAAAGGAAAAGACAGGAGCTTCAGTCTCACTGAGTATCCCAACTctttatatctttctctctctaaaaattgGCCGGCATTAGAGTCCAACAGGTCATGGAGAACTAACTAAACTGTTACTGAGGAATGTGGAACTGAACTTTTTATAGCATTCATGAGTTGTATTCTCGATTTGTATAATCTCAACGTATTTTGAATATCGACGTGCTTTTTTTTGGTTAATGATTGTTTGAAATTCTAAAACACCGATATAGCAGATTAGAAAATTTGCACCACAAAATGTCATGCTGAGGTTGAACCTGATCTGACCAAGTTTCAAAATCGAAgaggatataagatatttattttaaactaaatGCGACTAGAATCCAATCGGAAATCATTTTTTAAGTGCAAATACGATCCAATTATCAAAACGCAGTTTCCTACTTCTTTCTTGATTATTAATTACATCCTCTAATATACAGAGGCcattgagaaaaatatataagattCTAGCCTTTTAGGTTAATTGTCTCCTATAatatacaaaattgtgattgccgttgatttatttttttcttgatcgATTGAAGGGTTAGTAATTTACACGTAGTTAgaagcaaacaaacaaaacaaactttCCTCTGAAGGGGTGTCTGATgcggtaaaaaaaaattattcaagatGAAATAACTCAGCAAATTATTGTATATGCCATTTTATTTAAGGTAAAATGCGGCCGATATTTTCCCCTTCATGTCACCATTAAGAATGGTAAGATACATACATATGTCTGACTGAACTCTATTGTAGTGAAAACCCATCAAAACAATTAAGCAAAGTATCACCAAGAGTGGGACACAAatacagaatatatatatatatatatatatatatatatatatatatatatatatatatatatatatatatatatatagagagagagagagagagagagggagagagagagagcaataacgCACAATACTTATCAAACAAGAACCCCACAAATTATTGTAACAATCACTTACTCAACGGTACAATTGAAATGAATAAATAACAACCAATTGGCCTCAACCAAACTTGGAGATATTACTTTGTCTGATATGTCAGAcactaaagaaaagaaaggttttcAACTTTTAGATATGAAAGTCAAGAACTAGAAACCAACCTGACCCCAGATCAAGGCATTCTTGAAACCTAGCCAACGACGACTTCAATTGACAACCCTGCATGACTTTCTGATCTGTCCCTGAGACCCAGTCAACACCTCAATCTTCCCCATCCGCAACATCGCATCAGCAAACTTATGCAACCACATCGACCCACTGTTTATGTTTGCCAGCACCATCCCGGCAGTGTCCGCCATGTCCATCAATGCCTGGTCTGACGAGAGAAGGCCCCTGTGCAACTTCACGTTCACGTAGTACTGGTTGTCCAATGTCCGTGGTGTCACTGGGTCCAACGATACTGTTGGATCCTGCCCCGATCCTGGAGCCGGGCATTTGCTTTTCAGGTCAGACACGTACGTCTGGTCCATGGATGGATCCGACGCATTCGTCGTGTTCTTGAAGTTATAGAGCCTGTTCGAAAAAGCAGAGCAGTGGGAGTCCCCGATCGTGTGTGCACCGGACAGCGTGACCATGTCCTCCAGAGAAAAGCCCTTTCTTGCAAAGTTCTCTTCCAATTGCTTCACGTTGAAGAATGCCATCGGCAAGTTCTGGTTAACTTCGGATTCCTTGGAGACAAGGCCGTCTCGTCGCCCTGCCGGCACTGGGTAGTAAAATCCTCCGGCAATGCGGACGGACTCCCGGGCGGCAAAGGCAACGATGTCAGCACAAGAGACGACTTGCGGGCACTGGGACTCCAAGGTGGATTTGGCTTCATCTATGACGTCGAACCCATTGAGGCTGGGGTTGTTTGTAGGAGAATCCTTCTCTGCTGGGTTGCCCGGGGTAGAGTCCAGCAGCACAGATGCATCACAACCctgtgaatttaaatcaaaatctcCATGGTTTAGTTTAAAGAAAGAATTAGTCAAGGATTTCTTACACAGGAAGTTGAATAGTAGGAGATGTGACATGGTTTTCTAGAACTCTTCTACATTATAGAAATATAGTAACCTCAAACTGGAATGTGTCAAACTGGGATGGCACTATAGCATGTATAATATTCATTTACAGACTAAATCAAAGAGATAGGGAGATGGTAGGTGCTCACCCTGACAAAGCAGTCATGGAAGTGCAACCTGATCAACGAGGCAGGCATGCCGGGATCGCGAGCAACGGCATTTGTGACGGTGTTTCTCACGACGTCCTCCACCGAAGGACAGCTGCTGCTGTAATAGCCGACACTCAGCTCGCCACCGTGAGCTAATCCGACTGAGGCCAACTCTATCAGAATGCAGAACAGTGCAAAGTTACCGGCCATGGCTAGGCGGCCATGACTGGAGGAATATGGAGCCATGCCCTTCATATATTTTGTCAGTCTGTCTCGAAAGAGAACTCGATGGAATGGATGACGCGATTTGAGGGAGAGCTCTATTCTCACTTGCGTTTCTGTGCATAGAAATGGGCGCGTGGCTCAAGTATTTATAGGCATGGAAGGGGATAGCTTCAGTGCTGCAAACAGGATGAAGAAGAGACAACATAGCGCGTACAAAGCAAAAGATATGATTGACTAAGACTGGTCTAAAGGGTTTGGTACCATCATATGTCAATaaattatgtacatatattttttatgttgatggGCGGAGCGTGGAGTGGGGCTTTGCGAGGCAAGCTTCAACTAACGCATCACCATTTTTTTTGGaggttccattttttttgttgcttgagAATCATTTTTAGCGATTACGTTGAAATTGATATATAGGCTTGTAATTGAATATTAACACAAATCTGATGCCTGAATATTGGCATCCAGTATATATTAGACCATTGACTCCACTTGAGAACGGAACTGTAAAAGCTGCTGTTGAAAAGGTGCAGATGGAGTGAGTTTTCCAGACACCGTCCTGTGAAGACTATAGCTTTTGGCGCACGTTGCAAGAGTAAGAGGAAGAGAGTTTTAAAATTCTTCCGACATGAGAAGTCAAGCCCACAAGCCTCCTTAAGAGAAGACTTGCGTGAGCGATCAGTAGACAACAGAAGAAGTCAGCTTAGTTGTTCCGCGTATGTGGTTGTTCACATTTGAAAAAAGAATTCCTATTAGAGTAGGCGCCCATAAAAATGATACAAATTAAAAACTGATCAAACTCTCGAAgcatcataaatatttttaataaaaacacGTTTACAACCACTGCTGGCCTATGTCGATTAGCACCAGGGCTGTTGTCATCTTAGCGCCACAACATTCctgaaataaaattcaagttatATCAAGTTCATGAGCtcccatgtttatttttttggagcaaAATTAATTTTGGAGTTGCATAACTTGATAGCTGCATTTCACCCGGTATCAATGACGGCCGCGACCCACGAAACTCACAGACGGACAAGTTTTATGAGCCCATAACATCATCTATCTGTATAATTTTCCGAGTCCCTTAGCTTTAACCACATAAATTTGAGCATATAAGTGAAGCCCAAGTCCATTTGCTTTAACCACATATGTGCTTGTTCACATTCACATTGGATAAAATATGATCAAAACTATCTTGCTTTATGCTTTTGGATAAAATATGCTCCTGTACGTCGCACTAGCATTCTCCGAATTtatcaccttttcttttttcaaggcATATCGGAATGTCAAAATGGTCAAGAACAAACCGGAATGGAGCTATAACTAGCTTCGTTTATTAAAAGCGTCACGAATAGAAGCTGAGTAAAGTTGGAACAGGGAACAACTCATTAGGTCCTACAATGTCAGTTCTTATTTCATGTTGGCGACCTGAATATCAAGTCGTATTGTCCAACTAAGTAAAACATAAGAACTTCTTTAGCGATCCCAAGCTTGATAGATGATATGTATGGGCCCAAGCCTGCTGATTTTAATTAAATGCTACTGCCTAAAACTGTTGTTAACTTTAATGGGTACATATTCTAGATATAGGTTAACAATAATAAAGATAAA encodes the following:
- the LOC116263083 gene encoding peroxidase 5-like produces the protein MKGMAPYSSSHGRLAMAGNFALFCILIELASVGLAHGGELSVGYYSSSCPSVEDVVRNTVTNAVARDPGMPASLIRLHFHDCFVRGCDASVLLDSTPGNPAEKDSPTNNPSLNGFDVIDEAKSTLESQCPQVVSCADIVAFAARESVRIAGGFYYPVPAGRRDGLVSKESEVNQNLPMAFFNVKQLEENFARKGFSLEDMVTLSGAHTIGDSHCSAFSNRLYNFKNTTNASDPSMDQTYVSDLKSKCPAPGSGQDPTVSLDPVTPRTLDNQYYVNVKLHRGLLSSDQALMDMADTAGMVLANINSGSMWLHKFADAMLRMGKIEVLTGSQGQIRKSCRVVN